ATCTTTGGGATTTGGTGGAATATTGTGGAAGAAAGTGGCATAATATGGCTATGCTGATAGGATCTTATGAACATCGCCTGGAAAGCAAGGGTCGTCTTGTCTTACCAGCTCGCTTTCGCGAAGATCTGGGCGATAATCTCGTGGCCTCTATCGGCATAGAACATTGTATCGCCGTATATTCTTTGGACCGCTGGTCAGAACTTTTCGAAAAACTCAAATCGCTGTCGTATTCAAAAGAGCGAAGCAGGGCTTTTTTGCGGCTTTTCCTGGCGATGGCCCACGAGATATCGGTGGATCCCACTGGCAGGGTTCTGATACCGCAGCCGCTCCGGGATCATGCGTCTTTGAAAAACAGGGTTTGCATAACCGGGGTTGGCGATCACCTTGAGATATGGGATTACGACCTGTG
This genomic window from Acetomicrobium sp. S15 = DSM 107314 contains:
- the mraZ gene encoding division/cell wall cluster transcriptional repressor MraZ — protein: MAMLIGSYEHRLESKGRLVLPARFREDLGDNLVASIGIEHCIAVYSLDRWSELFEKLKSLSYSKERSRAFLRLFLAMAHEISVDPTGRVLIPQPLRDHASLKNRVCITGVGDHLEIWDYDLWEEYRSRALSDFPRIVEEVGGY